A single genomic interval of Halopiger aswanensis harbors:
- a CDS encoding ArsR family transcriptional regulator, with amino-acid sequence MSVDSNVPWDLVSRVRRSDRKSEIIELLEEEPASATDLSEELDIQRDTISNYFRDLKTTEPPLIECLTPDQPHHRIYGLTETGDIVSDHL; translated from the coding sequence ATGTCAGTGGATTCTAATGTGCCATGGGATCTAGTATCAAGAGTTCGCCGGTCAGACCGGAAATCTGAGATAATTGAACTACTGGAAGAAGAACCAGCATCTGCTACAGATCTTTCTGAGGAATTAGATATACAAAGAGATACTATTTCAAACTATTTCAGAGATCTCAAAACAACAGAACCCCCTCTAATAGAATGCTTAACCCCAGATCAGCCTCATCATCGAATATACGGACTAACAGAAACAGGAGATATCGTTAGTGATCATCTCTGA
- a CDS encoding DUF1428 domain-containing protein, producing MERYVDGFVLAVPNENLDAYREMASQAGELWIEHGALEYVEAIGDDMEPDMDGMPMRPFPELAEAGDDDTVVFSFIVFESREHRDEVNAKVMEDPKMDPENFDEDEGMPFDEARMTYGGFRSIVNYER from the coding sequence ATGGAACGATATGTTGATGGGTTTGTTCTTGCCGTTCCGAACGAGAACCTCGATGCGTACCGCGAAATGGCCTCCCAGGCCGGAGAACTCTGGATCGAACATGGCGCACTCGAATACGTCGAAGCAATCGGAGACGATATGGAACCCGATATGGATGGAATGCCAATGCGTCCCTTCCCTGAACTCGCTGAAGCAGGGGACGACGATACGGTAGTGTTCTCATTCATCGTGTTTGAGTCGCGGGAACACCGCGACGAAGTAAACGCGAAAGTGATGGAAGACCCCAAAATGGATCCAGAGAACTTCGACGAGGACGAGGGGATGCCGTTCGACGAAGCACGTATGACCTACGGTGGCTTCCGTTCCATCGTCAACTATGAGCGTTAA